A stretch of Lathyrus oleraceus cultivar Zhongwan6 chromosome 6, CAAS_Psat_ZW6_1.0, whole genome shotgun sequence DNA encodes these proteins:
- the LOC127094893 gene encoding uncharacterized protein LOC127094893, whose amino-acid sequence MDLIKYIFENPIVSGRIGRWKILLTEYDIQYVTQKDINGSILFDYLAHQPVEGYQPMKFDFLDEEIMFIRDCNILGLNKGPKPGSQWTLVFDGASNAKGHGIGAIITSPTSFYIPSTDRLCFDYTNNMSEYEACVYGIEATIDLKTKILEVYGDSALVISQVRVYWETRDKKLIP is encoded by the coding sequence ATGGATCTGAtaaagtacatttttgagaaTCCCATTGTCAGTGGAAGAATTGGTCGGTGGAAAATACTATTAACcgagtacgacatccaatatgTAACACAGAAAGATATCAATGGGAGCATCTTGTTTGACTACCTTGCACATCAACCTGTGGAGGGTTATCAACCTATGAAGTTTGACTTTCTTGATGAGGAAATCATGTTCATTAGAGATTGTAATATTCTAGGCCTTAACAAAGGACCCAAACCAGGATCACAgtggacgctcgtgttcgacgGCGCCTCTAATGCAAAGGGTCATGGGATAGGAGCAATCATCACATCTCCGACTAGTTTTTATATTCCATCCACCGATAGATTATGCTTTGACTACACCAATAATATGTCAGAATATGAGGCATGTGTCTACGGTATTGAAGCAACTATTGACTTAAAAACCAAGATTCTTGAAGTGTATGGAGACTCTGCTTTAGTGATCAGTCAAGTTCGAGTATACTGGGAAACTCGAGATAAGAAGTTGATTCCATAA